From the genome of Mucilaginibacter paludis DSM 18603:
TTATGGCGTTAGCGGCGATGCAAGCCATGCCCCAAAGTTGTGGATATATTTTATACACCATCAATTAGCGTACTTGCTAATAGCTATTTTAATTGATAGCTCTACTTGTTATTTGAACAACTTAAGTACTCCGATCTCTATTTTAAAAGATAGGCAAATTGCACTAATTTCGAATTTAAGGGTTGAAAAATTTAAAATCTTGATAAAGATATTCGGTGTTTTAGTATTATGATACAATTACACTATTGTTATATAATATGAGAATATGCTTAATTCAATGTTTAATTTGTAATTTCGCAAACAATTTATTCTAGTGTTTGTCAAATTGAAAATGAAACTGTAAAAAATTATAAAACCTTTTTACGGTTAATCTGTCTAATTCTTTTAAGTGACAGCATATTTTAATTTGATTGACAAAAACTATCTATAAAAAACGTCTACATAATGTTTACAAAAATTAATATTGTACCAAGATGGGTAATCGTATTACTTGATCTTGGGGTTTGCAGCATTTCTCTCGCGTTCGCTAACCTTATTCAATATAATTTCCACCTGGAGAAATTAAATCTTGGTCTCTTAAAACAAGATTTGTTGATTTTTTTATTGATCAATTGTTTTGTATTTGCAGCCTTTAAAACTTATGCCGGCATAGTGCGTTACACCGGGATTCAGGATGGCTTTAGAATAAGTCTCTCGGTAACCGTAAGCAATTTAATTTTATTCTTTGCGGGCTATTTTATGGTAAAGAATAGCGTTGTATCCCATATTCCGGTAATTATATTGATTATTAACGCTTTGATGTGTTTCCTTTCGTTAATGACCTATCGAATTATGGTGAAATACATATTTATGTATTTTAAAAATCTGAAGCTGGATAAAAGGAAAGTTATTATATATGGTGCCAACGAAACAGGTGTAACTACCAAACGTACGCTTGACCACGAGGCCGACTTGAACATGACCATCGTTGCTTTTGTGGATGATGACATGCGCAAGTGCGGTAAAATTGTTGATAATGTAAAGATATATAACGTAAAAGAAATTGAGCGGTTAATTGCTTCTTTGAATATCAGCGATGTGATCATTGCTAAAACCGAGATCAATATTGAACAAAAAAATACGCTGGTTGATGTTTGTTTAGCCCATAATGTACATGTGTTAAACGTTCCCCCTGTTACCGATTGGGTTAACGGCCAATTTCAAGCAAAGAATATTAAGAGCATCAAGATTGAGGACGTACTTGAACGCGATCCAATCCATATAAGCAATGATTTAATTGGTGACCAATTGAAAGGCGAAACTATTTTGGTTACTGGAGCAGCTGGGTCAATAGGCTCTGAGCTGGTTAGGCAATTGATCAAGTTTAATCCTGGTTTATTGGTTTTGAATGATCTGGCTGAAACTCCTTTACACAACTTGCAATTGGAATTAGAAGAAAAATTCCCGGGTTGTAAATTTGTTCCCTTTATTGGTGACGTTAGAAACATGGAGCGTATGAGTTTATTATTTGAAACTTACAAACCAGAATATGTTTACCATGCCGCCGCTTATAAACATGTGCCGATGATGGAAAACAACCCATGTGAAGCTATTAATACCAACGTGTTAGGAACAAAGACGGTTGCAGACTTATCGGTTATTCACGGTGTTAAAAAGTTTGTAATGATTTCTACCGATAAAGCGGTTAACCCAACAAATGTAATGGGGGCATCCAAGAGGATTGCCGAGATCTACGTTCAATCGTTGTTTAACTCTTCTTCTATAGAAAATAAATTATATAAAAACCCGAGGTCGCTTTTAAAGAATCATTATACTAAAGTACAAACTGGCTTTATTACAACCAGGTTTGGAAATGTACTCGGCTCAAACGGTTCTGTTATACCGCGTTTTAAAGCGCAGATAGAAAAAGGCGGCCCTATCACTGTGACCCATCCGGACATCACCCGTTATTTCATGACTATCCCCGAAGCGTGTCGCTTGGTGCTGGAAGCCGGCTCGATGGGCAATGGAGGAGAAATATTTATCTTCGATATGGGCAAATCGGTTAAGATAGTTGATTTAGCTAAAAAAATGATTAAGCTATCGGGATTTGTAGTAGATAAGGATATCAAGATCACTTATTCAGGTTTACGCCCCGGCGAAAAACTCTACGAAGAGCTGCTGAACGACGCCGAAAACACCATGCCAACACATCACGAGAAAATAATGGTGGCTAAAACCAGGGAATACTCATTTAACACCGTAAACGAAAATATCAATCAGTTGCTGGGATTCTCCCAGTCGTTTAACGATATATTGGTTGTTAAAAAAATGAAGCAGATTGTTCCGGAATTTAAGAGTAATAATTCTGTGTATGAGGAATATGATGTGGAGGAAATTGAGGTTAAGGAGATTGTAACAAATTAATTCTTATTTAAGTTTAATATTTGTTTTAAAGGAATTTATTGTTTTAACGATTCCCTCCTTTGATGTTAGTGGTAATTGTTTCTTCAGCGCGTTTTTAATCTTTTGGTTACTAATAATATAGTTTTCTGTTAGTTTTCCAAGCCGTTCTGTATTTAACGGCAATTTGAATGTGTCCCCTATGGTGGCTAAAAAAACGATCACTTTTTTAGGAATTGAAAGTAACCTCGGAGTTTTATTACTTAATTGCGATATTAACGAAACTACCTCAGTAGTCGAAAGTGGGCCGTCATCGGCAACATTATAAATGCCCCCCAAAATGTCTTCTCTTTCGATAATCTCTTTAATGATAAAGCAAAGATTATCTACACTTAAAAAGGATCGGTTATTTTCGAAAGCTGCTAAAGGGTATGGCAAGCCTTTTGATACAAAGTTATATAATAAGTTTAAGTTACCTTTGTTACCCGGACCATGAATCATGCATGGGCGCAGAATATAATAACTTTTGCCTGGTGGAAGATGTTTAGATTGAATGTATTCTTCAGCCATTAATTTTGACTTGCCGTAATGGGTTTGGGGGCTAGGTATGATGTCTTCTGTCAGACACTCGTTTAAATGGTCTGAAACAGCCTTAACGGTGCTAATGAATATAAATTTGTTAGCATCTGATTCTATGAAGGCATCATACAGATTTTTGGTGATTTGATAATTGACTTGATAATAATCGTCGGGATTAGATGTTTTTTTTAGATCGTGGGCTTTTCCGGCCAAATGAATAATCGCATCACAACTAAGTATATTACGATCAATATTGCTTGTAAGTTCACCTCGGCTGATGTATCCTATATTGATACTATATGGCTTTAAATATTTAATTAAATTGCAGCCTACAAAACCCGAGTATCCTGTTATTTTTACATTCATTTTTTAAATATAAACCCCCACCATTTAATAAAGTATTTTGAATATATCATAGCTTTGTTAGTATATATACTATTGGCTTTACAAGCAGCTAGAATTTCATTATTAACTTTAAATACGCTCTTTAATCCTGACGTACTAATACCACCAGTACGCATTTTAACCCATATATCCTTTACGTATTTGTATTTGATTTTATTTATAAGCAACAATCTCATTAATAACTCAAAGTCACCTGATATTTTCCAATCAATTCGGTACATCCCGTATTTTTTAAAAACTTCTCTCTTTACATAAAAAGTTGGATGTGCAGGTTGAAACCCGTATCTAAACATCCAGGGCTTAAACTGTTTGGAAGAATAATACCTGGTTGGTTTTAGTAAATCATCAGAGGTTACAAAACATATATCAGAATAAACTGCTTCTAAATCATTGTTTGCAAATTGCGCTGCAATTCTATTTAGCACATCGTCATCCGCAAAAAAGTCGTCGGAATTGAGTATTCCAATAAGATCACCCGTTGCTAATCTTATTCCCTTATTTATCGCATCATAGATACCCCGATCAGGCTCAGAAACCCAATGAGTGATTCTGTCATACTTTTTTATAATATTTAACGTATTATCACTTGAGGCCCCATCAATAATAATATACTCAATATTATTATAGGATTGGTTTAGAACTGATTGAATACATGTTGAAATAAATCTCTCAGAGTTATAGGCAACAGTAATAACTGATATTTTCATTAATGAAATGTCAAAGAGAGCATAATTAACTTAAATTAAAAATACTTATGTAAACTCATGATATAGTTAGATTCTTGCCGCGGTAATGATAAATTAGCTTAAATACTAGGTAAGCGATAAAAAGTCAAAAATGCAATAGAATTGACTATATTATATACTAAACGACACAGGGGTTTCCCTACTAAAGGTATTTTTACAAACATTGAAATTATATGTCCAATAAATTTTATATATAAAGCTCTAAATGAATTTTTTCCCCATTTTATCTCCTCTGACTTCGCAATTTCAAAAATTCTTTTTGGAATTATTTGTAATGATTTATTGATGCCATGAAGTCTATAACCCGCAACGGGTTTGTCAAGTTCCAACCAGCTAAATATTAAATAGGCTTTAAAAAAAAATATAGCGTCAAATAAATAATGGAAGCTTGTATCAATAGGTACTGCTTCGTAAACCGCTTTGGTCCAAAACGTTGCCGGTTGTAAAACTGCAGTTCTATGTCTCATCAAGGAAATTGAATCCAGTGGGTGATATCGTAAATTAATCGGTTTAATATACTTCCCATCAACATCGGTGTAATAGCCTTTATAACTTATTAAATCTACATCTTTGTAGTTTTGAAATGAAGATATAACAGAAGTAAGAACATCTGTGCACAAGTAATGATCATCAGCATTTAAAAAGCAGAAGATATCACCTGTAGCAAATTTAAAAGCTCTTACAATAGCGTCAGCCTGTCCTGTGTCATTGTCGCTAACAAATTTAAAACGACTGTCCATCTCACAATAAGATTTAATAATTTGTACCGAATTATCAGTAGATCCGCCGTCGGCTATTAAAACCTCAAAGTTAGTATAGGTTTGGTTTTTGATGCTACTTAAGCAAATTGAAAGAAATTTTTCATAATTGTAATTTGGTACCGCAATGCTTATTTTCATTTTACTTATTGTAATCTACTAAAATTTATATGTATGTTCGCAATATTTTCAATTTTGCTTTTGCTGTCTCATTTTTAGTTAGAAAATATTTTAGTTTTTCACGGAAAATGACAGATTTTAAGAAAAAAGATTTGTTGAATTTGTGCTTTTTAATATAATAAACAGCGCTGTCTAAATAAGCTTTATATCTAAAGTCATTAGATATGGTTGTATGGCCTTCTAGATGAACGATATTCATATTTAGCAATACAATTTTACGATCAGGCAAGCGTTTCATTAAATCAGGCTCTTCATTGCAAAGAAAAATATCTTCATCAAATCGGCCTATTTCCAAAAAAGTTTCTCGATGTATTACAAATGCAGCGCCCCATGGCCATATTGCTTTATTTAAGAACTTTACGAAGTTAGGTAAAAGAAAAGCTTTTTTTCTAATTAGGTTATAGAAGAATGATAGGCAAGAGTATTCGGGAAAGTTACTGTACGAGTTGTTTTCTTTGCCCTCTAAGTCAATTAACCTAAATCCCAATATTATTTTCGGATTTAGATTTGTAGTTTTTACGATCTTTTTAAAAGAAAAACCTTTGGTAAGGATTGTATCAGGGTTTAAAAAAAACAATATTTTACCTATTGCATAATTTACTCCCAGATTATTCCCTTGGCCAAAGCCGCCATTTTTGGGGTTTTTAATGTATTTGATATTAATAATGCTTTCTTCTTGAAATGGTGTTATAATATTTTCAAATGTAGTATCAGGGTAATTATCAACCAATATAATTTCAATCTCGTTTGGATCGATATCAATGTGTTGAGTAATGGATTGCAGGCATTCCATTATAACCTTTTCGCTATTATATAAAACAATGATAATTGATATCTCGCAATGTTTTTTCTGAATCATTTGATAGTTTTCTCTATTATGTTATTAGTTATTGCCTATTGTAATTTATTAAGCCACGTATCCAGGTGAATTTCCTTGTGCTTCCGTGATCCGCTTTTTCCCCAACAACGAGTACATTATCACAATCACCAACATTCCTGTAGAACTTACTAATAACGGATTGGTACCTACAATAAACAAATATCCCCAATATGCTATAATTATATATCTGTTGTTTAAATGACGCGTTCTACTAAAATACATTTGAAGTACAGGGTATAATAGGATAACAAAAATAACGATTGTTAAAGGAATGCCGAACCACCTAATCAAATCTAAATAAGTAAGTTCTGTTTGGCTGGCAACAGCTTTTGTTCCTGATGTGTAAAATGTGCTGCCTAAACCGCTGCCCCAAATCAGATATTGTGGATGCTGTCTAAAGAGGAGTACGTAGGAATCAAGGTGTCCGGATTTAATTGTGGAAGATTCATCTGTTTCCGCAAAAGATAGCGTTTTAAAAAAGTATAATAATGCGAGGACTACTATTATACATCCCATAAACAACGGTAGTTTGTTTTTCTTTTTGAGAAGAAAAACAAACAAAAAGTATACCACTATGACTACGGCTGATAGCATATTCGCTCTTGTGCCAGATAATATTAATGTAAACAGAAATAAGAAAACTAACACAAGGTCTGTGAATTTTTTTCTATCAAAAAGCTTGTCACTGTAATATGCTAATGGAAATAGCAGCAAAGGTGACGTCCTATAATACAACATCAGAACTTCATACCCATAATAATTTCTATTAGAAAATTTAGCAACGTCTTTCGCATCTAAGTAACTGTCTATTTGTAAGGCAAGATTAGGGTTTGTAGAGAAAGAAATATATATAGGAATTATGATTAGGGGAATAAGTATGCAAAGCCGATTTAAATAATTTGCTAAAGGAATTTCCAAGTCCACTACAACTATAAGCAAGGTTATAATGAGAAAAGATTTAGTAAATCCAAGTGCGAATGTCGGATCTGCAAATGTGTTTTGAACAATTGCACTGCAAATTCCAAATACTGGAATAATTAAAAAAATAAGACAGGCAAATAAGGTGTCCTTGTTAATTGCAATTGGCTGGAATGTTTTAAGTAAAAACCAAGAAATAAAAATCATTATAAACAAAGGTGTTTTAAGACGAAAAATTAAATCACCTGGGTCTATAATTAGAACAAATATTAAAAATTTGGAAAAGAATTTTATTACAGAATGCAGCATTTACATTTGGTTTGCCATTTAATTGATAAATATTATAGTTGGGTCTAAAATTTTATACCCTTAGCGAAATCTATAGCAAAGGCAGTCGTTCTATTTTCCAAAGTCTTTTTAAGCTGTTCAACTTCTATACTGTAATGGTTTACGCTTTCGTTTATAACTTTTTCCATTATTATGGATAACTCATTTACATTATTAGGGTCAAAATACATTCCAAATTCTGGCTTTTGCTCTTTATGAACTTTTATATCTGATAAAATCAAGGGTTTTCCTATCGTTTTAGATTCTTCAACTGTAGAACTCCATCCTTCAAAAAATGAAGGGTTAATTATACATTGGCTGAGTATCATTAGATTAAGTACATCCTTGTAGGGAATAAGCCCAAGCAATAAGATATTACTTGATAAATCGTTTTCCTTAATATAATTCAATAGGCCTTGAATATGATCTTTTTTACTTCGAAAATCATTCATTAGGCCTGAGGTGACTAATAGTGGAGAATACCCTTTATCTTTAAGTATTTTCACTGCCTTAAAGGTAACTTCATGGTTTTTATGTGACCAAAATTGATTCGGTAAGTAAAAAAAGGCGCGGTTAATGTCGTACTTAGAAAGCAAGTCTTTTTTTGTTCTTTCATCGAGATCGATTTTTAAGCCCTCTTCCGGTTGGCAAACAAAATGTAGTATATTTACTTTATCGGTAAGATGATCATATTCCATTTTAAAGTCGTCAAAAGCAGAGGCACTACTTAAAAATATTCTGTCAGATTTTGTGATAAGCCTGTTCAAAAACTGTTTCGTTAATTTTAATTCCTTCTTCGTCCATAAATCTGGGAAATGAAGATGTTGAAAATCCATTACCCAATTTACAGTTTTTATCTTTTTGGATATAAAACTTGAGTGGCTTACAACGTCAATTTTATAATTTGATAGCAATCTATCCAATAAAATATTTTTGTCAAGAAGCTTTTCTCCAATTTTGTCAATTACCCATTTGGTTGAATTGCGCGTGAGGATATTGGTTTTAATTATTTGAGCGAACGGACTAAAAATATCAATATATTCTTGTGAAAGATTATCTGGCACAAATAGAAAAATTTTTACTTCATGTTTTAAATTTTTATCTATTGCAAAAAACAGATTACGGAAATAGTTAATTGCTCCTTTATAGTGCGTGGGATAATTAAGCAAAAATGCAACTCTAACCATTTTTTAATTTTTTAAAATACTCAAAAAAAGCTTGGAGACCTTTGTTCATTGGTATCTGAGGTTCCCAACCATATGCTTTTGCTTTGGTTACATCTGCCCAAAAATAAATTGGGTCGCCTTGCCTTACAAAGCCGTTAAAATTGATTTTTATATTTTTATCAAAATTGCTCGCAAGTAGTTCAAGTGTATCTTTGATTTCCATCCTGACACCACTTGCTCCATTTATAACATCCCACTGATTTAGATTTTCGGTAAAAGAATAAATCAAACTAGTAGCATCATCAATATTTATCCAATCACGTGTTTCCTTGCCGGTGCCAAAAAATACAATTTCATTTCCTGTTGAATTTTTAATTTTGTTGCATGCGTCATAAAGCAGTTGCTTTTGAAGACCGGGCCCATAAATAGAAAAAAAACGGATAATGCCAACAGTGACGTTATAGTTTCTATGGTACGATAGACATAATTCTTCGGCACTTTTTTTATGAAAACCATATGGTGAAATCGGCGAAGAGATTACATTTTCTAAAATTGGTCTATCGGGAAGCTGTCCTTGAACAGCAGGACTGGACGGATATATAAATTTACAGTTTGGTACTCGTAATCTTATATACTCCAATATTGAAAGTGTGCTTTGTACACTTTTTTGAAAATCTTCATAAGGATTTGAATAAGAGAAGCCAACTGATCCACTTCCTCCGCAATGAACAATAGCATCAAACTTCACATCGATGGTCATTAATGATTCAAAAGTTATAGTTGATTCAAACCACTCATCTACGCCCCATTGAATATAATCTTCGGGATGCCATTTGCCGTGTCCCAGGCCAACAACATGATAGCCATTCTCTTTAAATATTTTAGCTGTATGGCGTCCCAAAAAACCATACGTGCCTGTTACTAAAACTTGTTTCACTTTATCTTTTTAGGTTACCATTAAGTTCTTTAATTACTGTCGCTGGGTTGCCGCCAACAACCGTCCATGCAGGTACGTCTTTGGTCACAACGCTTCCTGCACCAACTATTGCTCCCTCACCAATCGTTACGCCTTTTAATATAATACAATTCATCCCAATCCAAGCGTTTGAACAAATTTTAATAGGTTTGGTTTCTACAACATCCCAATTTTTATTTTCGATAAAAATTGCGCCATTTCTATAATCCTGCAATTGTTGAATAATATCCTTTTCCCGCTCCTTATAATCAAGGGAATGAGAATTATGATCGTAGACGTAGCTTCCCCAAGCCATGAATACATTGTCTTCTATTTCAATTTTACTTCTGCAAATCAAGGAACTTCGCCCTATAAAAACATTATTACCTATGGTAACTTCTCCTTCTGAGGATTCAAATAAGATTTGACAATCTAAAATTGTATTATCACCTATTTTGACATATTTTTTATTTTTTATAGGTTTAATTAAATTAATCGAAAACATCTCAAAAAAATTGGAGTTACCAATTTGTACATGGTTCTTTATTTTTTTAAGTAGAATTTTTAGTTTGTATCTACGTAAAAAGCTGATAATTGCTGACAGCATATTTAATATTAAGCGTTAATGATGTAAAATTTATAATATTTAATACTTGTATAGTAATTTACGACTAACATCACTGAATTCTCCTAAATGATTTATAACGCGTTTTGAACCAAGTTCTGATATCAAGTATTTTATCCAATCTATATAAACAAAAAATAAAAGTTAAAAGTATAAGAAAGCCATTTGTAAAATATTGAAAAATACCATTAAGATACAATGAACTGCTCAAAGTTGCTAGTACAGAACCACCCAAAAAGAAAATAGATTTTACATTTATGAACGAAAAACTAAATGCATTAAGGCGTTTGGTGCTATAAATTACAAAAAATAAACAAGCTAAATTTCCAGCCAAAAATCCAATACCTAAAACATTAAATCCAAAATATCTCCATCCTGCGAAAATGAAAGAAATGTAAACTGCTTGTCTTATGGTTTCAGCAATTATTGCATACCACCCTTTGTTTTTTGAAAGATAAAGAACACCCATTGTCCAACTAATAAAAGTAAAAAATGAAGCCATCATTTGCCATTTTAAAACAGATATTGCTACATGAAATGAACTGGAATATAAGATACTTATGGCTAATGATGAAAATGCAATCATTAGTAGAAGCATCGGAGTACCAACCAAAAGGGTCATTTCAAGTTGTTCATTGATTAATTTGTTACTGGCAATCTTATCGTCCTTAATAACGCTTAACCGAGGGAAATAATCAGCCAACATTGAGTTAAGTAAGATATTAATGTACATTGTAGATATTGTCCACACAGCTTGAAAATAGCCGACAGAATCTAGGCCTAAGTGCGATCTGATCAATATTCTGATTAGATATAAAGACGCGGTGGCAACAAACCCATTAACTACAATGAAAAAACCTAATTTTGCCATGCCTAAGCCTTCTGTAAAGGTTTGGGATAGTGATAGCTGTACAGGTTCTGTAATTACTCTTCTGGCGTATAGCCAGGAAATGGTTAATGCCCCAAGTGCAGTGAGAATCATTGAAGGTACTACTCCTGATATGCCTAACCACCAAAAAAGCGGTAATGAAATTACAGTTCCTAAAACAGAACCCAATAGGTTAGCTTTTGCCATCTCACCTATTCGCCTAAGGCCTTGTAAAATGGCCAGTTGCCCTGCAGATACAGCAGTAATTAATAATGTTACTGACATTATTGCTATGCTGAAGGTATAAGCGTCACTCCCAAATGAGTAGTTACTAAAAAACTTACACAATACGATAATCACAATCATACCGACTAAGCCGGTGCCAAATTCCCAACGCCTCAAAATTAGTATTGTCTTTGCAACCCGATGTGGGTCTGTATTATTTTCGGCAACATTTTTTACTCCACTAAAATTAATGCCTAAACCGGTCC
Proteins encoded in this window:
- a CDS encoding NAD-dependent epimerase/dehydratase family protein, with the protein product MKQVLVTGTYGFLGRHTAKIFKENGYHVVGLGHGKWHPEDYIQWGVDEWFESTITFESLMTIDVKFDAIVHCGGSGSVGFSYSNPYEDFQKSVQSTLSILEYIRLRVPNCKFIYPSSPAVQGQLPDRPILENVISSPISPYGFHKKSAEELCLSYHRNYNVTVGIIRFFSIYGPGLQKQLLYDACNKIKNSTGNEIVFFGTGKETRDWINIDDATSLIYSFTENLNQWDVINGASGVRMEIKDTLELLASNFDKNIKINFNGFVRQGDPIYFWADVTKAKAYGWEPQIPMNKGLQAFFEYFKKLKNG
- a CDS encoding glycosyltransferase, with product MKISIAVPNYNYEKFLSICLSSIKNQTYTNFEVLIADGGSTDNSVQIIKSYCEMDSRFKFVSDNDTGQADAIVRAFKFATGDIFCFLNADDHYLCTDVLTSVISSFQNYKDVDLISYKGYYTDVDGKYIKPINLRYHPLDSISLMRHRTAVLQPATFWTKAVYEAVPIDTSFHYLFDAIFFFKAYLIFSWLELDKPVAGYRLHGINKSLQIIPKRIFEIAKSEEIKWGKNSFRALYIKFIGHIISMFVKIPLVGKPLCRLVYNIVNSIAFLTFYRLPSI
- a CDS encoding acyltransferase, with translation MLSAIISFLRRYKLKILLKKIKNHVQIGNSNFFEMFSINLIKPIKNKKYVKIGDNTILDCQILFESSEGEVTIGNNVFIGRSSLICRSKIEIEDNVFMAWGSYVYDHNSHSLDYKEREKDIIQQLQDYRNGAIFIENKNWDVVETKPIKICSNAWIGMNCIILKGVTIGEGAIVGAGSVVTKDVPAWTVVGGNPATVIKELNGNLKR
- a CDS encoding glycosyltransferase family 2 protein, translating into MIQKKHCEISIIIVLYNSEKVIMECLQSITQHIDIDPNEIEIILVDNYPDTTFENIITPFQEESIINIKYIKNPKNGGFGQGNNLGVNYAIGKILFFLNPDTILTKGFSFKKIVKTTNLNPKIILGFRLIDLEGKENNSYSNFPEYSCLSFFYNLIRKKAFLLPNFVKFLNKAIWPWGAAFVIHRETFLEIGRFDEDIFLCNEEPDLMKRLPDRKIVLLNMNIVHLEGHTTISNDFRYKAYLDSAVYYIKKHKFNKSFFLKSVIFREKLKYFLTKNETAKAKLKILRTYI
- a CDS encoding polysaccharide biosynthesis protein, which gives rise to MFTKINIVPRWVIVLLDLGVCSISLAFANLIQYNFHLEKLNLGLLKQDLLIFLLINCFVFAAFKTYAGIVRYTGIQDGFRISLSVTVSNLILFFAGYFMVKNSVVSHIPVIILIINALMCFLSLMTYRIMVKYIFMYFKNLKLDKRKVIIYGANETGVTTKRTLDHEADLNMTIVAFVDDDMRKCGKIVDNVKIYNVKEIERLIASLNISDVIIAKTEINIEQKNTLVDVCLAHNVHVLNVPPVTDWVNGQFQAKNIKSIKIEDVLERDPIHISNDLIGDQLKGETILVTGAAGSIGSELVRQLIKFNPGLLVLNDLAETPLHNLQLELEEKFPGCKFVPFIGDVRNMERMSLLFETYKPEYVYHAAAYKHVPMMENNPCEAINTNVLGTKTVADLSVIHGVKKFVMISTDKAVNPTNVMGASKRIAEIYVQSLFNSSSIENKLYKNPRSLLKNHYTKVQTGFITTRFGNVLGSNGSVIPRFKAQIEKGGPITVTHPDITRYFMTIPEACRLVLEAGSMGNGGEIFIFDMGKSVKIVDLAKKMIKLSGFVVDKDIKITYSGLRPGEKLYEELLNDAENTMPTHHEKIMVAKTREYSFNTVNENINQLLGFSQSFNDILVVKKMKQIVPEFKSNNSVYEEYDVEEIEVKEIVTN
- a CDS encoding oligosaccharide flippase family protein, coding for MENNKESYKQIFKSTTIVGGSQIINIAIGIIRNKVIAILLGPAGVGVSGIFQTIIDLVRNGTGLGINFSGVKNVAENNTDPHRVAKTILILRRWEFGTGLVGMIVIIVLCKFFSNYSFGSDAYTFSIAIMSVTLLITAVSAGQLAILQGLRRIGEMAKANLLGSVLGTVISLPLFWWLGISGVVPSMILTALGALTISWLYARRVITEPVQLSLSQTFTEGLGMAKLGFFIVVNGFVATASLYLIRILIRSHLGLDSVGYFQAVWTISTMYINILLNSMLADYFPRLSVIKDDKIASNKLINEQLEMTLLVGTPMLLLMIAFSSLAISILYSSSFHVAISVLKWQMMASFFTFISWTMGVLYLSKNKGWYAIIAETIRQAVYISFIFAGWRYFGFNVLGIGFLAGNLACLFFVIYSTKRLNAFSFSFINVKSIFFLGGSVLATLSSSLYLNGIFQYFTNGFLILLTFIFCLYRLDKILDIRTWFKTRYKSFRRIQ
- a CDS encoding NAD-dependent epimerase/dehydratase family protein, with protein sequence MNVKITGYSGFVGCNLIKYLKPYSINIGYISRGELTSNIDRNILSCDAIIHLAGKAHDLKKTSNPDDYYQVNYQITKNLYDAFIESDANKFIFISTVKAVSDHLNECLTEDIIPSPQTHYGKSKLMAEEYIQSKHLPPGKSYYILRPCMIHGPGNKGNLNLLYNFVSKGLPYPLAAFENNRSFLSVDNLCFIIKEIIEREDILGGIYNVADDGPLSTTEVVSLISQLSNKTPRLLSIPKKVIVFLATIGDTFKLPLNTERLGKLTENYIISNQKIKNALKKQLPLTSKEGIVKTINSFKTNIKLK
- a CDS encoding glycosyltransferase — protein: MVRVAFLLNYPTHYKGAINYFRNLFFAIDKNLKHEVKIFLFVPDNLSQEYIDIFSPFAQIIKTNILTRNSTKWVIDKIGEKLLDKNILLDRLLSNYKIDVVSHSSFISKKIKTVNWVMDFQHLHFPDLWTKKELKLTKQFLNRLITKSDRIFLSSASAFDDFKMEYDHLTDKVNILHFVCQPEEGLKIDLDERTKKDLLSKYDINRAFFYLPNQFWSHKNHEVTFKAVKILKDKGYSPLLVTSGLMNDFRSKKDHIQGLLNYIKENDLSSNILLLGLIPYKDVLNLMILSQCIINPSFFEGWSSTVEESKTIGKPLILSDIKVHKEQKPEFGMYFDPNNVNELSIIMEKVINESVNHYSIEVEQLKKTLENRTTAFAIDFAKGIKF
- a CDS encoding O-antigen ligase family protein, producing the protein MLHSVIKFFSKFLIFVLIIDPGDLIFRLKTPLFIMIFISWFLLKTFQPIAINKDTLFACLIFLIIPVFGICSAIVQNTFADPTFALGFTKSFLIITLLIVVVDLEIPLANYLNRLCILIPLIIIPIYISFSTNPNLALQIDSYLDAKDVAKFSNRNYYGYEVLMLYYRTSPLLLFPLAYYSDKLFDRKKFTDLVLVFLFLFTLILSGTRANMLSAVVIVVYFLFVFLLKKKNKLPLFMGCIIVVLALLYFFKTLSFAETDESSTIKSGHLDSYVLLFRQHPQYLIWGSGLGSTFYTSGTKAVASQTELTYLDLIRWFGIPLTIVIFVILLYPVLQMYFSRTRHLNNRYIIIAYWGYLFIVGTNPLLVSSTGMLVIVIMYSLLGKKRITEAQGNSPGYVA
- a CDS encoding glycosyltransferase family 2 protein; this translates as MKISVITVAYNSERFISTCIQSVLNQSYNNIEYIIIDGASSDNTLNIIKKYDRITHWVSEPDRGIYDAINKGIRLATGDLIGILNSDDFFADDDVLNRIAAQFANNDLEAVYSDICFVTSDDLLKPTRYYSSKQFKPWMFRYGFQPAHPTFYVKREVFKKYGMYRIDWKISGDFELLMRLLLINKIKYKYVKDIWVKMRTGGISTSGLKSVFKVNNEILAACKANSIYTNKAMIYSKYFIKWWGFIFKK